The Streptomyces asoensis DNA window CGCGGACCAGCGCAGCGGGAGCGCGTGCGGGGTGTCGACCGCCTCGGTGACGGTGAACACCACCGCGCGTTCCCCGTCGGGGGCGAACCGGGCGCGGGCCTCGCCGGTGAGCTGGAGGGTGCGGCCCGTCGTCCAGTCCAGGAACAGCAGGCCGGCGCGGGGATCGGCCTCGAGGTTGCCCAGGCTGAGGAACATGGAGTTGCCCGGGTGGTCGCGCCAGGAGAGCGTGTCCGGTGAGGCGACCCGCACGAAACCGGGGGCGCCGCCGCGGTGGCTCGCCTCGGCCCGCGCGGGGTGACCGGCGCCGCCGGGGTGGACGGTGGCCAGGAAGAAGGTGTCGGACGCGGTGACGAAGTCCGCCTGGTCCGGGGTGAGTCCGGCGCCCCGGCGCGGCGGTCCCGGCACGCGGTCGACCGTCTCGTAGGCGGTCCTGCGGTGCAGGTACTTGGGGCAGTTGGCGAACACCCGGTCGGTCTCGACGGCGAATCCGTGCGGGGTGGGCCGCAGAAGGCCGTTCAGGCGGACGCGGCGGCGGGTGCGCGGGTCGAGGGCGATCGTGCCCACCGGGGTGCCCGGGGTGGCCTGCGCCGCCGCGAACGGGTCGGCCGGCCGCGGTCCGTCCACGGCGACCGAGATCCGGTGGGGGCCGGTGGCGCGGACGAATCCGGGGGTGCCCGTGAACGCCGTCGCCCACACCCTGCCGTCCACCGGGTCGGCGGCGCCGACCACCAGCAGCGGCTGGAGTCCGAGGAAGGCCGCCACGACCGGTCCGACGCCGTCCCCGATCGCCCGGCCGACGTGATCGGCGAGGTCGCGGACCCCGACCCGGTCCTGCACCGCCCGTGAGCCTGCGTGATAGACGCCCATGCCCGTCCTTTCCGTGCCTCCGGACACGCTGCGGATATAACCCCTCTCATCTAATTTAAGGGTTAGAGGTGGTGACGTCAACCGGTCACGTACTCTTTGACGGTTAGAACGGAAGGAGTCCCGATGTCCCCCACCGCCCCGGACCCCCGCCCCCTCACCGGGGAGCCCCTCGCGCTCGACCTGCTCAACACCCGGTGGACGCAGGAGGGCTCCGTGCGGGACCTGCTGCTCGACACCGACGGACTCGCCGTGTGGCTCGCCGCCCACGCACTGGACGAGCGGTTCACGGCCGACGCCACGACCCTGCGGCACACCCTGCGGGCCCGTGACGCGCTCCGGGCGGCGGTGGACGGCCCCATGGACACCACGGGCGTCGACGCCGTGCTGGAACAGGGCCGGATCAGGCCCACCCTCACCGCCGAAGGGCCGGGCGAGCGGGCCGAGTTCCGCGACGACGCCTGGGGTCCGGGCTGGCTGGCCGCCCGGAACTACCTGGAGCTGCTCTCCACCGCCCCCGACCGGATCCGCGGCTGCGCACAGGAGACCTGCGTGCTGCACTTCTTCGACACCTCGCGCAACGGCACCCGCCGCTGGTGCTCCATGGCGGTCTGCGGCAACCGCGCGAAGGCCTCCCGGCACTACGCCCGCGCCAAGGACGCCTGACGTAAATCCGCACAACAGGCGGACAGCCGACGCACAGGGGGCTCGTAGAGGGTTTTCCCCATACATGCATCTCGATTCGGTCAACTCTCCCCAAACAGCTGTCCCTTAGGTAAAGCTTTGCGGTCATCCGGGATCGCATCCCGGACGACCGCGATCAGGAAGGAACGGCCTGATCGCGGCCCGCTCGTTCCTTTACCTACAAGGGATGCCGATGACCCTCACCCCCCAGCGTGAACCGATATCGGGCGCAAGACGCGTGGCCCGCATAGCCGTGGCCGCCGGCCTGGTGGCCGCCCTGTCCGCGGCCGGCCCGATACCCATGGCCTTCTCCGCCGAGGCGGGACCGGCCGCGGCCGACCCGGGCGCGAAGTCCGCCCACGACAAGCTCGGCTCCGACGACGCCGACCTCCTCGCCGAGGCCAAGGCCGCCGGCGACAAGAACGTCACGCTGATGGTCGCGACCGCCCCCGGACAGACCGAGCAGGTCGCCGAGGAGCTGGACGCGGTCAAGGGCGGCTCCGTGGGCCAGTCCTACGACAAGGTCGGCTACGTCCGCGCCACCGTCCCGACCGGCAAGGCCGACGCGGCGATCGCCGCCGCGGCGAAGCTCTCCTCGGTGCACGCCATCGACCTGCGCCAGGACATCGTCCTCGACGACCCGACGCCGAGCGCGGACACCGCGAAGGGCGCCCGGTCCGCCGGGAAGACCAAGACCTACGCCGCGCCGGGCAAGAACACCCCCGCCCAGAACCCGTACAACCCGTCCTTCGAGACGGGCGCCGTCGACTTCGTGAAGAAGAACCCGAAGGCGGACGGCCGCGGTGTCACCATCGGCGTCCTCGACTCCGGCGTGGACCTGTCGCACCCCGCGCTCCAGAAGACCACCACCGGCGAGCGCAAGATCGTCGACTGGGTGACGGCCACCGACCCGATCCTGGACAGCGACGCTTCCTGGCGCCCGATGACCACCTCCGTGTCCGGGCCCAGCTTCACCTTCGGCGGCCGGACCTGGACGTC harbors:
- a CDS encoding pyridoxamine 5'-phosphate oxidase family protein, whose translation is MGVYHAGSRAVQDRVGVRDLADHVGRAIGDGVGPVVAAFLGLQPLLVVGAADPVDGRVWATAFTGTPGFVRATGPHRISVAVDGPRPADPFAAAQATPGTPVGTIALDPRTRRRVRLNGLLRPTPHGFAVETDRVFANCPKYLHRRTAYETVDRVPGPPRRGAGLTPDQADFVTASDTFFLATVHPGGAGHPARAEASHRGGAPGFVRVASPDTLSWRDHPGNSMFLSLGNLEADPRAGLLFLDWTTGRTLQLTGEARARFAPDGERAVVFTVTEAVDTPHALPLRWSAPGYSPADPEPSR
- a CDS encoding CGNR zinc finger domain-containing protein; translation: MSPTAPDPRPLTGEPLALDLLNTRWTQEGSVRDLLLDTDGLAVWLAAHALDERFTADATTLRHTLRARDALRAAVDGPMDTTGVDAVLEQGRIRPTLTAEGPGERAEFRDDAWGPGWLAARNYLELLSTAPDRIRGCAQETCVLHFFDTSRNGTRRWCSMAVCGNRAKASRHYARAKDA